A genome region from Methanococcoides burtonii DSM 6242 includes the following:
- a CDS encoding cysteine desulfurase family protein, translated as MFNETIYLDNAASTRLDEEVLEAMKPYFFDAYAVATSEFGYSMGIDAKEGLERSRKVIASRLGAQAGEIVFTSGSTESSNMAIKGVLSALKGKKDDHLIVSRLEDFSVLNTAKKLDKQGYKVDFINVDGEGVLDIDMFTDTITSQTALVSIQQANQEIGTLQDLKAISDICEDKDVLLHTDATHSFTRVPLDVSKLPVDLVTMSAHTIHGPRGIGALYIREGTPIDKWMDGGFQESDRRAGVENIPSAVGFAKAVELVTPEENERLAAMRDRVIERAMSDISHVTLNGSATSRLPQNANMTFHYVEGESITLHLDMLGFAVSTGSACFSRSLEASHVILGIGGNHERAHGSLRFSFGRFNTIEDADAIIDALKDVVTNLRAISPLSEDN; from the coding sequence ATGTTCAATGAGACAATCTATCTTGATAACGCTGCAAGTACAAGACTTGATGAAGAAGTACTTGAAGCGATGAAACCGTATTTCTTTGATGCTTATGCAGTTGCTACGTCTGAATTCGGTTATTCCATGGGCATTGATGCCAAGGAAGGTCTTGAAAGGTCACGCAAGGTCATTGCATCAAGACTTGGTGCGCAAGCTGGCGAGATCGTATTCACTTCAGGAAGCACTGAATCGAGCAATATGGCAATAAAAGGAGTGCTTTCAGCTCTGAAAGGAAAGAAGGACGACCATTTGATCGTATCCCGTCTGGAAGATTTCTCTGTGCTGAACACAGCAAAGAAACTCGATAAGCAGGGCTATAAGGTAGACTTTATAAATGTCGATGGAGAAGGTGTCCTCGATATTGATATGTTCACCGATACTATCACTTCGCAAACAGCACTGGTATCCATTCAGCAGGCAAATCAGGAGATAGGCACTTTGCAGGACCTTAAAGCCATCTCTGATATCTGTGAGGATAAGGATGTTCTGTTGCATACTGATGCCACTCATAGTTTTACACGAGTTCCTCTGGATGTGAGCAAACTTCCGGTGGACCTTGTAACAATGTCAGCACATACTATACATGGTCCCAGAGGTATTGGTGCACTGTATATACGTGAAGGAACTCCGATCGACAAATGGATGGATGGAGGATTCCAGGAATCCGATAGGCGTGCTGGTGTGGAGAACATCCCGTCTGCGGTAGGATTTGCAAAAGCTGTGGAACTTGTGACCCCTGAGGAGAATGAACGCCTTGCAGCTATGAGGGATCGCGTTATCGAAAGAGCGATGTCTGATATTTCTCATGTTACGCTAAATGGAAGTGCTACCAGCAGGTTGCCACAAAATGCTAATATGACATTCCATTATGTCGAGGGTGAATCCATTACATTGCATCTTGATATGCTGGGCTTTGCAGTAAGTACAGGCTCTGCATGTTTTAGTCGTTCTCTTGAAGCAAGCCATGTGATACTAGGTATCGGTGGCAATCATGAGAGGGCACATGGGTCACTGCGTTTCAGTTTCGGGCGCTTTAATACTATTGAGGATGCAGATGCTATTATTGATGCATTGAAGGATGTTGTCACGAATCTGCGGGCTATCAGCCCTCTGTCAGAAGATAATTGA
- a CDS encoding transcriptional regulator: protein MKLETPCQAVVWDVLPAIRAALAVELVNNGIAQKEVARLFGMAPSAVSQYMTKKRGYRIEFDNEIKDAISRLAVEIQEGKIDNVSAKICDICRHLRTGDDACPVGPT from the coding sequence ATGAAACTGGAAACTCCTTGTCAGGCAGTAGTATGGGATGTCCTTCCTGCGATACGTGCAGCACTTGCGGTTGAGCTTGTGAACAATGGCATTGCCCAAAAGGAAGTTGCAAGGCTCTTTGGTATGGCGCCTTCCGCTGTTTCTCAGTACATGACAAAAAAACGAGGTTACCGGATCGAATTCGATAATGAGATAAAAGATGCAATATCTCGTCTTGCGGTTGAGATCCAGGAAGGCAAGATCGATAACGTTTCTGCAAAGATCTGTGATATATGCAGACATTTAAGGACTGGGGACGATGCCTGTCCTGTTGGTCCGACTTAA
- a CDS encoding flavodoxin family protein — translation MACVEDNVCKIKVCKVNDDMKTLRDEIVEADAYVLSGVNYYNPLKALMHSFLERWYQFRHLEADIL, via the coding sequence ATGGCATGTGTTGAGGATAATGTATGTAAAATAAAGGTATGTAAAGTAAATGATGATATGAAAACTCTGCGTGATGAAATTGTTGAAGCTGATGCATATGTTTTGAGTGGTGTCAACTATTACAATCCATTAAAAGCATTGATGCATTCTTTCCTTGAAAGATGGTATCAATTCAGGCACCTTGAAGCTGATATTCTCTGA
- a CDS encoding helix-turn-helix transcriptional regulator: MKNNLKVWRAKKDITQEQLAKKIEVTRQTINAIERGKYDPSIKLAFKMARFFECSIEDIFLYE; this comes from the coding sequence ATGAAGAACAATCTAAAAGTCTGGAGAGCAAAGAAAGATATCACTCAGGAACAACTGGCCAAGAAAATAGAGGTGACTAGACAAACCATCAACGCTATAGAACGTGGTAAATACGATCCAAGTATAAAATTGGCTTTCAAGATGGCACGATTCTTCGAATGTTCGATTGAAGATATTTTCCTTTACGAATAA
- a CDS encoding DUF2178 domain-containing protein, giving the protein MQTKDVGLLVIGFILTLIGIGFRIFEPSWTIDPTGASGAFIGAGVVLIIITFRDIRFRNKGTIVEDERIFHIAEKASHKTLLILIILEGTLIAFLGVTASNIKAYPIVSLLFAITIISYAGFFHWYKRQM; this is encoded by the coding sequence GTGCAAACCAAAGATGTAGGTCTGTTAGTTATAGGATTCATATTAACCCTGATAGGAATAGGATTTCGTATTTTTGAACCAAGCTGGACTATAGATCCAACTGGAGCAAGTGGTGCATTCATAGGTGCAGGAGTCGTATTGATAATAATTACTTTCCGCGACATCCGATTTAGAAATAAAGGAACCATAGTGGAAGATGAACGAATATTTCATATCGCTGAAAAAGCCAGCCATAAAACCCTGTTAATACTCATTATACTTGAAGGTACGTTGATAGCATTTCTTGGAGTTACAGCATCAAACATCAAAGCTTACCCAATTGTATCTCTACTGTTTGCTATAACAATAATCTCCTATGCGGGATTTTTCCATTGGTACAAAAGACAAATGTAA
- a CDS encoding META domain-containing protein, whose amino-acid sequence MQNTKKILTLLFICVLATATLLVSGCTEIADDSEDVNSDEIISINTVANIEWQWSGLIETESGSQSVVPDPENYTIVLNSDETYSIKADCNVGSGGYTLEGSNLTLSSGPITLAYCGSDSLDTQYLSLLNNVTTVSMDNDQLVLGIGENGDRMLFVKGGISSDSNEESETLSSFNGTISSLEDGDSYPMFLLESEEISSSGYTKGIKYVISEETVIMDPNGGLFDSENLKEGMNVRVFFGPALTKSIPPIGQAELIQLI is encoded by the coding sequence ATGCAAAATACAAAGAAAATACTTACTTTACTTTTCATATGCGTTTTAGCCACAGCCACTCTTTTAGTATCCGGCTGTACTGAAATTGCTGATGATTCGGAAGATGTGAACAGCGACGAAATAATTTCCATAAATACTGTAGCTAATATTGAATGGCAATGGTCGGGACTTATTGAAACTGAATCTGGCAGTCAATCCGTAGTTCCTGATCCCGAAAACTACACAATTGTCTTAAATTCGGATGAAACATACTCAATTAAAGCAGACTGCAACGTTGGAAGTGGAGGTTACACACTGGAAGGAAGTAATCTTACATTATCATCAGGACCAATTACGCTTGCATACTGTGGTTCCGACTCGTTGGATACTCAGTATCTTTCCCTATTAAACAATGTGACAACTGTCTCAATGGACAATGATCAGCTTGTTCTTGGTATAGGAGAAAATGGCGACAGAATGCTATTTGTTAAAGGGGGAATATCCTCAGACAGCAACGAAGAATCCGAAACTCTTAGCAGCTTCAATGGAACTATATCTTCTCTCGAAGATGGAGATTCTTATCCAATGTTCCTGCTTGAAAGTGAAGAAATAAGCAGTTCAGGATATACAAAAGGAATTAAATATGTGATATCGGAAGAAACTGTTATAATGGACCCAAATGGAGGTCTTTTTGATTCAGAGAATCTAAAGGAAGGAATGAACGTTAGGGTTTTCTTTGGTCCGGCACTGACCAAGAGCATTCCACCTATTGGGCAGGCCGAATTAATTCAACTAATTTAA
- a CDS encoding DUF6979 family protein: MTKYGEAAIKSADVIISNEGKSPRDIWDLITSDIFGEGTCSQKKGCPRNTFLALCEEGMIKGITKGNYTNSRKNKEYALKAVKILKEKPNLENNPKALWIKVIDEPKIHNGQMDVIIALWKNGYIDGK; encoded by the coding sequence ATGACTAAATATGGGGAAGCAGCGATAAAATCGGCTGATGTAATAATATCAAATGAAGGAAAAAGTCCTAGGGATATTTGGGATTTGATTACCTCTGATATTTTTGGAGAGGGAACTTGCAGCCAGAAAAAAGGATGCCCAAGAAACACATTTCTTGCACTTTGTGAAGAAGGAATGATAAAAGGAATAACAAAGGGAAACTATACAAACTCTCGAAAAAATAAAGAATATGCATTAAAAGCAGTTAAAATTTTGAAAGAAAAACCCAATTTAGAAAACAATCCCAAAGCCCTTTGGATTAAAGTTATTGATGAACCTAAAATACATAATGGTCAAATGGATGTTATTATCGCATTATGGAAAAACGGTTACATCGATGGAAAGTGA
- a CDS encoding DUF11 domain-containing protein, whose translation MLRKAVSPRSISLLVVSALLISLCLLPFNASAYSLDDVEWESSTSSTLYWGDTMVNGGDSDGYTIKAEDFTKDGYVHISLTKNNEIKDFSFIRVGQSFEYRDEADGQDIKISAKTVTLNVDEWTGNMEDPNAEIEIYRRGEPELEITIGTDKDEYDPKTMSSPQRISATFTVKNTGTSEGKNIKLSIEPNLLELTDGKLEYEIYSLEKGEVAEPITVKFKVPHLWEETEIEINAIVEAKDINNDFYETDESKTVTVEPKVELILTKSITKEIYMDETAHVLVSIRNSGIYSINSVTVKDSIIEGVELKDSITLEKNLNFEPGETKEVFSYSLKPLKEGTFTAPEATASFVASNGKEYTYESEMPDLIVNGPDIVITQIFDKTTLQPGQEVKVTVTARNEGNRDASTRVTSDQFPESATFISGDKNLDAVLGADQSSSYTYTLKMNELGIFKLSPATATFIDMEGFKGEKISNMPSITVDVPPGPEETSNPDTQSDSNTPSENTNINTDVHDQNDEEKVQPGFGSILVIATIAGVYLLRRRH comes from the coding sequence ATGCTCCGGAAAGCTGTATCTCCACGATCAATATCTCTACTAGTGGTCTCTGCACTATTGATATCCCTTTGTTTGCTCCCATTTAACGCATCTGCATACTCGCTCGATGATGTTGAATGGGAATCATCGACCTCTTCTACATTATACTGGGGAGATACAATGGTTAATGGAGGCGATAGTGATGGGTACACAATAAAAGCGGAAGATTTTACCAAAGATGGTTATGTTCATATTTCATTAACAAAAAATAATGAGATAAAAGATTTCAGTTTCATACGAGTAGGACAGAGCTTTGAATACAGGGATGAAGCTGATGGACAGGACATAAAGATCTCTGCAAAAACAGTAACATTGAATGTTGATGAATGGACCGGTAATATGGAAGATCCTAACGCCGAAATCGAGATATACAGAAGAGGGGAGCCGGAATTAGAGATCACGATCGGTACAGACAAAGATGAATACGATCCCAAGACCATGAGCTCACCCCAAAGGATCTCTGCAACATTCACTGTTAAGAACACAGGAACATCGGAAGGCAAGAACATTAAACTCAGTATCGAACCCAATTTACTGGAACTCACTGATGGAAAATTAGAATATGAAATTTATAGCCTTGAAAAAGGCGAAGTTGCCGAACCCATAACGGTCAAATTCAAAGTACCCCACCTATGGGAAGAAACTGAAATAGAAATAAACGCCATCGTTGAGGCCAAAGATATAAACAACGACTTTTATGAGACGGACGAATCAAAGACAGTTACAGTTGAGCCGAAAGTAGAACTCATACTCACTAAATCCATAACAAAAGAGATATACATGGATGAAACTGCACACGTCCTTGTATCTATCCGCAATTCGGGTATTTACAGCATAAATTCAGTTACGGTAAAGGATTCCATTATTGAAGGTGTTGAATTAAAGGATAGCATAACCCTTGAAAAAAACCTCAATTTTGAACCTGGTGAAACAAAAGAAGTATTTTCATATTCATTGAAACCACTTAAAGAAGGCACATTCACTGCTCCTGAAGCAACAGCCTCGTTTGTAGCTTCCAATGGCAAAGAATATACATATGAATCGGAAATGCCAGACTTGATCGTCAACGGACCGGATATTGTAATAACACAGATATTTGACAAAACCACCCTCCAGCCGGGGCAGGAAGTCAAAGTTACGGTCACAGCAAGAAATGAAGGTAACAGAGATGCCAGTACAAGGGTCACTTCGGATCAATTCCCGGAAAGCGCAACATTCATCAGCGGAGATAAAAACCTCGATGCGGTTCTTGGTGCAGATCAATCCAGTAGTTACACATATACCTTAAAAATGAACGAGCTTGGCATATTCAAACTTTCTCCTGCAACTGCAACATTTATTGACATGGAGGGTTTCAAAGGTGAAAAAATATCGAACATGCCCAGCATAACAGTAGACGTGCCACCTGGACCCGAAGAGACCAGTAACCCAGATACCCAAAGTGATTCGAATACACCTTCAGAAAATACCAATATCAATACCGATGTGCATGATCAAAATGATGAAGAAAAAGTTCAGCCCGGATTTGGATCAATTCTTGTCATTGCCACCATTGCAGGAGTGTACCTGCTAAGAAGAAGACATTAA
- the engB gene encoding GTP-binding protein EngB: MKYEQNLDKVKFEIIISGRSNVGKSSIIRELTGKQVKVGKRPGVTLKPTQILLSDMLITDLPGFGFMSGVKDRKQDIVKDQIVRYIENNADRIKIAVIVTDSVSFVDVVERWESRNEIPIDIEIFDFFNELGFDTIIAVNKMDRIKDIHHDERLDAIVEKFGLSSPWKQWNYIIAPTSAKKGDIKSLKGLLRKRLHEEKRDDLFKYI, translated from the coding sequence ATGAAATATGAGCAGAATCTAGATAAAGTCAAATTTGAGATAATCATCTCAGGAAGATCGAATGTTGGTAAATCTTCCATAATAAGAGAGCTCACCGGCAAACAAGTAAAGGTGGGAAAACGCCCCGGAGTTACACTAAAACCGACACAGATCCTTCTTTCCGATATGTTGATAACAGACCTGCCCGGTTTTGGGTTCATGAGCGGTGTAAAGGACAGAAAGCAGGACATTGTAAAAGACCAGATCGTCCGCTACATAGAGAACAATGCAGATAGAATAAAGATCGCAGTAATTGTTACTGATTCAGTTTCATTTGTCGATGTCGTTGAACGTTGGGAAAGCCGGAATGAGATCCCAATAGATATCGAGATCTTCGACTTTTTCAATGAGCTTGGATTCGACACTATCATAGCCGTCAACAAGATGGACCGTATAAAAGATATACACCATGATGAAAGGCTTGATGCTATCGTTGAAAAATTTGGGTTATCGTCCCCATGGAAACAGTGGAACTATATCATTGCACCCACCAGTGCTAAAAAAGGAGACATCAAAAGCCTTAAAGGACTTCTTAGAAAACGCCTCCACGAAGAAAAAAGAGATGATCTTTTCAAGTATATCTGA
- a CDS encoding TatD family nuclease-associated radical SAM protein, translating to MIGDKLNGDIAGVGTLCYEGHDNLYLNITNRCSANCVFCIRDISDGIYGSNLRLTKEPSLDEILDKLGSLDLEIYREVVFTGFGEPTIRLDIVLEVTRWLKEHGMKVRIDTNGHAQLLHPERDVISELKDAGLDEVSVSLNAESKERYDELCQPDLENAYEAMLEFTKEAVNAGIESRMTVVGFNDVDILKCEKIAHEIGAAFHVR from the coding sequence ATGATCGGAGATAAATTAAATGGGGATATTGCAGGTGTCGGAACTCTTTGTTATGAGGGACATGATAATCTCTATCTTAACATTACCAATAGATGCAGTGCAAACTGTGTTTTTTGCATTCGTGATATATCTGATGGCATTTATGGGTCGAATCTTCGACTTACTAAAGAACCTTCTCTCGATGAGATACTGGATAAACTCGGATCTCTTGACCTTGAAATCTATCGGGAGGTAGTTTTCACTGGCTTTGGTGAACCGACTATAAGGTTGGATATTGTACTCGAGGTGACAAGATGGCTCAAAGAGCATGGAATGAAGGTGCGGATCGATACCAATGGACATGCTCAATTACTACATCCTGAAAGGGATGTTATCTCTGAACTTAAGGATGCTGGCCTTGATGAAGTATCAGTAAGCCTTAATGCTGAATCTAAGGAAAGATATGATGAGCTGTGCCAGCCTGATCTTGAAAATGCATATGAGGCAATGCTCGAGTTTACAAAAGAAGCAGTAAATGCTGGAATTGAGTCCCGTATGACTGTCGTAGGTTTTAATGATGTTGATATTCTGAAATGTGAAAAAATAGCACACGAGATTGGTGCTGCTTTTCACGTAAGGTAA
- a CDS encoding gamma-glutamylcyclotransferase family protein has protein sequence MNLLFVYGTLKRGYVNHHLLERSTFVLETCTEKKFQILDMGDFPAVVKDVPVSTIDGELFNVDDSTLSDIDAFEGEWFSREEVVLQDSSIAWMYFLSEYVSHEGCPSITSGTWQKDKGDNYE, from the coding sequence ATGAATCTCCTTTTTGTCTATGGCACTTTGAAAAGAGGCTATGTGAACCACCATCTTCTGGAAAGGTCAACATTTGTTTTGGAAACTTGTACCGAAAAGAAGTTTCAGATACTTGATATGGGTGATTTCCCTGCAGTCGTTAAAGATGTTCCTGTATCGACCATTGATGGTGAATTATTCAATGTTGATGACAGTACATTGTCCGACATTGATGCATTTGAAGGGGAATGGTTCAGCAGGGAGGAAGTCGTTTTACAAGACAGTTCAATTGCATGGATGTATTTCCTGTCAGAATATGTATCCCATGAAGGGTGTCCATCTATCACTTCGGGGACATGGCAAAAAGATAAAGGAGACAATTACGAATGA
- a CDS encoding geranylgeranyl reductase family protein, with protein sequence MTPDESYDIIIVGAGPAGSTAAAYAAKAGASVLLIEKKKDIGLPLQCGGFLPHLDTLQELVPNAQLPYLLEDIPADCIHTTSSVQRFIAPNGYSKEFEVDADAIDRRRFDKYLAKEAGRCGADVMIGTNVLEVNGTSVDVDGVFGTHSISGKVLIGADGPNSTVGRAKGLVRDHDPMGTGTAFEYEVSCVDIDREAVEMYFGKDYVPGGYAWIISQGGDTANIGVGIREVLFRNGLSARDYLERFMYEHPIASRKLDGASIISVVSGLVPVGGAPKVTATKDTLVAGDAAGHIIATNGGGISTAMVGGKIAGQTAAEFLEGKCALQDYEERWRREMGLEIKTAVYVRKLMDNLMRSDSMMSAAIKMIDPEHMKAMQCGQLPDVVRKGLIKMNFGIK encoded by the coding sequence ATGACGCCTGATGAATCATATGACATTATCATTGTTGGTGCCGGACCTGCCGGTTCAACTGCTGCAGCCTATGCTGCAAAAGCAGGTGCTTCTGTACTTCTCATTGAAAAGAAAAAGGATATAGGATTGCCACTTCAATGTGGTGGCTTCCTTCCTCATCTGGACACTTTACAGGAGCTTGTACCAAATGCACAACTTCCTTATTTGCTTGAGGACATTCCTGCAGACTGCATTCACACTACAAGCAGTGTACAACGTTTTATCGCTCCGAATGGATATTCCAAGGAGTTTGAGGTGGATGCTGATGCCATCGACAGACGGAGGTTCGACAAATATCTTGCAAAGGAAGCAGGGCGTTGTGGTGCGGATGTAATGATAGGGACCAATGTTCTTGAGGTCAACGGTACTTCTGTTGATGTAGATGGTGTTTTTGGGACACATTCTATTAGTGGTAAAGTTCTCATTGGGGCGGATGGTCCGAATTCCACGGTTGGTAGGGCAAAGGGATTGGTGAGGGATCATGATCCTATGGGAACTGGTACTGCTTTTGAGTATGAGGTAAGTTGTGTGGATATCGACCGTGAAGCTGTTGAGATGTACTTTGGTAAAGATTATGTGCCCGGTGGGTATGCATGGATAATCTCTCAGGGTGGGGATACTGCAAATATAGGCGTTGGTATAAGGGAAGTGCTGTTCAGGAACGGATTGTCTGCAAGGGATTATCTTGAAAGGTTCATGTATGAGCACCCGATAGCAAGTCGAAAGCTTGATGGAGCTTCTATTATTTCAGTCGTATCCGGTCTTGTCCCGGTAGGTGGTGCTCCCAAAGTAACTGCTACAAAGGACACTCTTGTGGCCGGGGATGCAGCAGGTCACATAATAGCGACCAATGGAGGGGGGATATCTACTGCAATGGTTGGGGGTAAGATCGCAGGTCAGACTGCAGCTGAATTCCTCGAGGGCAAGTGTGCTTTGCAGGATTATGAGGAGCGCTGGAGGCGTGAGATGGGACTCGAGATAAAAACAGCGGTCTATGTGCGAAAGCTCATGGATAATCTTATGCGCTCCGATTCCATGATGTCGGCTGCGATCAAGATGATCGACCCTGAGCATATGAAAGCTATGCAATGTGGACAGTTGCCGGATGTTGTTCGTAAAGGTCTCATCAAGATGAACTTTGGGATAAAATGA
- a CDS encoding TRAM domain-containing protein, with protein sequence MESTAPVEAGETYEVTIEDIAREGDGIARVSGFVVFVPNTSVGDEVTIKVTKVMRKFAFGEVAE encoded by the coding sequence ATGGAATCCACTGCACCAGTAGAAGCTGGCGAGACTTACGAAGTGACAATTGAAGATATTGCAAGGGAAGGAGATGGAATCGCAAGAGTAAGCGGTTTTGTAGTCTTTGTACCTAACACCTCCGTCGGTGACGAAGTTACCATCAAGGTAACAAAAGTAATGCGCAAGTTCGCATTCGGCGAAGTCGCTGAGTAA
- a CDS encoding dihydropteroate synthase-like protein, whose product MKVLIATGKLAEMTVRSSVGDNADVLVLDVDVAAFITPHRLLSALKEEKGKYDVILVPGFASGDFTLVSKRLGCKVFLGPKHAYDIGNVLKFVDEVDLSLEIPACELLSDIWKELALESLVELESSADMLAMLGDVKLGGGSRMKVMAEIVDATGFEGDALSLKVTEFIKKGADIIDLGASLTASAKDVRNTVRVARKVSTVPVSIDTLDPDLLKAALDEGVDLVLSLNSSNIDIVGNDVAEAGVTAVVIPDAGNSFESLVHNIQAARDAGIANLIADPVLDPIGHGFVDSIVRYVRFHNEYPGMPIFFGAGNVTELIDADSIGVNATLCGLAAEVGSCILFTPEFSEKTRGSIAELNTGAKMMALALMRESSPKDLGLDLLVLKEKRRRPDVTIPEGSLSAKRFAGWELDPLGPFRIGIVSDECGGGIIVAEHEDVTVTGRTAKEVIDTIIKMGLISKLDHAGYLGCEIKKAEIALRLGRSYSQDDDL is encoded by the coding sequence ATGAAAGTTCTAATCGCTACAGGTAAGCTTGCAGAAATGACTGTGAGGTCTTCTGTTGGTGATAATGCTGATGTTCTCGTACTCGATGTCGATGTTGCTGCATTTATAACTCCTCACAGATTGCTTTCTGCTCTTAAGGAGGAAAAGGGGAAATATGATGTTATATTAGTCCCGGGTTTCGCATCCGGTGATTTTACTCTGGTGTCAAAAAGACTTGGGTGCAAGGTTTTTCTTGGTCCTAAACATGCTTATGATATTGGGAATGTACTCAAGTTCGTTGATGAGGTGGATCTTTCACTCGAGATTCCTGCATGTGAACTTCTTTCTGATATCTGGAAGGAGCTTGCACTTGAATCACTTGTAGAACTGGAAAGCAGTGCTGACATGCTTGCAATGCTTGGTGATGTAAAGCTTGGTGGCGGTTCTCGAATGAAGGTCATGGCAGAGATCGTTGATGCGACTGGATTCGAGGGGGACGCTTTATCCCTAAAAGTTACTGAATTTATTAAAAAGGGTGCAGATATAATTGACCTTGGAGCTTCTCTGACGGCATCTGCCAAAGATGTCAGAAATACAGTTCGTGTAGCTCGTAAGGTTTCAACGGTTCCTGTTAGCATTGATACGCTGGACCCCGACCTATTAAAAGCTGCATTGGATGAAGGCGTCGATCTGGTATTGAGCCTTAATTCCAGTAATATTGATATTGTCGGGAATGATGTCGCAGAAGCAGGAGTTACTGCGGTAGTCATTCCTGATGCCGGGAACAGCTTTGAGAGCCTTGTGCATAATATTCAGGCTGCAAGGGATGCTGGCATTGCGAATTTGATTGCAGACCCCGTGCTTGATCCCATTGGACATGGGTTTGTTGATTCAATTGTCAGGTATGTACGTTTTCATAACGAATATCCCGGGATGCCGATCTTCTTCGGTGCTGGTAATGTGACCGAACTCATTGATGCCGATTCTATTGGAGTGAATGCCACTCTTTGCGGGCTGGCTGCAGAGGTAGGTTCCTGCATTTTGTTCACTCCGGAGTTCAGTGAGAAGACGAGAGGTTCTATTGCTGAACTTAATACTGGCGCCAAGATGATGGCACTTGCTTTAATGAGGGAAAGTTCTCCGAAGGACCTTGGACTTGACCTTTTGGTGCTTAAGGAGAAAAGGCGGCGTCCGGATGTTACTATTCCTGAGGGGTCTCTTTCTGCAAAACGATTTGCAGGATGGGAACTTGATCCACTTGGACCGTTCCGTATAGGGATTGTTTCAGATGAATGTGGTGGCGGTATTATCGTTGCAGAGCATGAAGATGTGACTGTCACAGGGAGAACTGCAAAAGAAGTTATTGATACCATAATTAAAATGGGTCTCATATCAAAACTCGACCATGCCGGTTATCTTGGGTGTGAAATTAAAAAGGCTGAAATAGCCTTACGTCTTGGTAGGAGCTATTCACAGGACGATGATCTTTGA